TTTTTTATAGCCCTGGAGGCACTAATATCTAATAAACAAGTTCATACAGTTCACTGTCCTTGAAACTATGAAAGGGTTTctaaatatatgattttaaaatctgtCATTGCTTTATTCAAGTAAATATGTAGCTTGCAGTAATTATGTATTACTGAAAAGGCAAACAGTAACAAGATGTGCTTAAAGGCTTCTCTgagaaattaaactttaaaaaaaaatctgaagcccTCTAAAGAAAACATAGCAATCCTCTATCAAATTAAGTCAAGTTGAATCCTTATCCAATAAATTAAAGTGCTCTCTTAAAAATGGCCATCGAAGAGGTCAATGCAGTGAAATTCATTAAATAGTATCAAAGATGATCTTAATATTAAGAGctttttcagtccttttaaaacaaaatcttaatATAGAAcagtttttaataacaaaatgttGCCTCCCATACCCATCTCCCTAAATAAAGATAACTTACCAACTCTGAAACTATCAACAAATTTTAAGTACCACCGAGCTGTAAGATACTATAAGGAAAGCATTTGCACAGGATCACAGAAGGCAGTGTGCATTTATGCACAGCACACCACCTCAGGAGATTTGCATGCTCACGAATACaactttaaacaaagaaatatcaATACTTGCTAAAATTACCCCCTTTTAAAATAGTGAGCTTTTATTTTAAGCAACAGACTGATTCTAAATGATCAAAATATAAGACTGGTTTTGgtgatcatttttaaagtgaaactCAAAAACATAATATGAAAATACTCTGTCATAAAAATATCCATGTAACAGCAATACAAggtcaaaaaattaaatttaaatgtagcCACTGTGCTTCCaggttatataaatatgtaatgatGAACTAACTGGCACAGTATGtgtgtgcagggcagaaataaatctaataaacTATTTTAGTAACAATCATAGAATAGCAACTCATGGCTCAGGAACTCgggtatttctaaaattttttacaGATCGTCAAAGATCCTGATTTTTGCTCAATTTTACAGCACAACTCAACCTATTATTTAATAATCACAAAAGGCAAACATTTTTAAGACATATGTAGGGATTCCATTCTAAAGTTAAGATTAAACAAGTCTATCAGGCCCTATTATTATTAGAGCTCAACATCAACTCTCACTCACAGTATGAATTTTTATTCCATTAAGGAATGAAACCAGATggtattaaacaaacaaaaaaaatatggtTGTAAAAAACCTCAAGTCTCTCTTAGTACCTTTATCTCTCAATGTTAAAGTCaccaattaaacatttttataagctAGCTATCTCAAAACAAGAGTGTAGAGTTTTTTATTCAAGCACCCCTTAAATCTAGAACTGTTCCCACAGACTAAGATATTATCACTTTTAGAagccaaataataaaaacagcatgtgtgtgtgtgtgtgagtgtgtgtgtgtgtgtgtgtgtgtgtgtgtgtgacagagagagggaaagagagagggagaagtaaCGGAACATTTTATAGTAACATCCTCTCCGTGAGCGTCAATCCATAAGATGTAAATACATATTAATCACTTGATAATATTACCATAAAAACCCATAAAAGACAAATCAAAGCTATTTCTACGCTGAAAATGTAAAAGTGCAAAACTATTTAgaatgtcaaaatattttaactttctgGTCTTGTTCCCACTTCTTAAGAATTAATGTACAACAGGCAGTAACTGgagaataattttatcttttaataaaagGAGGAATAGTTACTTTAATTGTACTTTCTTTTTAACAGTAAAATTATGgtaaatatctgaaaaatgtttaataaagaattttttttaaggctaGACACATGCACTACATTTACCAACGGGAGATTAAGAAATGAGTATATATGGATTTCAAGCCTGAGCAGCTGGATATTTACAAACATACAAATATCATGAATTTACATTAAGATGCATCTCTATCACCTATCGCTACAAAATCACATAGGACCATAAACTACATGTATGCCAGGTtacaatatataataatttgctgTTTTCTGTAACATTGAAATACTTTAGAAACATCACTTCAGGTATaatgttttcataaaaatacaatttactaatatatttaccttcattcattttttcagtcCTTTATTCAAACATGCATTCAAACATCTGACCTTCTATTTATTGCTTCTTAAACCATCAAGTTTACACTTTTAAAGGATCTAAATGATTAGACTTCAACCAGTTTCCAAGCATTCTATATCAAGAGAAAGCTGACACATTTAATTTAGCTTTGGAATGTTTAAAATAGattatcaaataaattttaaaagcaacttttgtttcttttaaatttacacACATAACCCTTATATCTACTGGCTTCTTTACGGGGTGGAGGGAAATTATTACTATTTATctaatatttcatttgaaaataaaagcttaGAAAGAGTCTCCTCATCTAAACAGAATGGCCAACTATTTATAAGTGTAAGGAGGAGAAAAGTGAGTTTCTAAACCAGAACACTCAGCTCTGTTATTTTCAACTGAGCTCACCACAGAACTATGTTTTACTGGTATGGTGAAGTGTCTTAGTCTTCATCAGAGCAATGTGAAATTAAAATCCAGGTAAATAAATTCTAATAAATAAgtagattctattttttttaaatctgaaaacttAAGGAAGAAAAACACTGCTCCTATCTCACAAAATGATTAATGTAATTTCTTACATTTGAGAAACACCATAACTTCTAAAAGCACTACATAATCTCAGATACTAGAAATCATCAAAAGCTAGCGCCTGTACTGTTACGCTTCAGAGATGCTCGAATCCCCACCTGCTTGCTCCTCCTAGTGGCTTCTGCTAGAACAGGAGTCTAACACTTCccatcaatattttcaaaatactttacaTTATATGAGTGCTATTCTAGTTATTCAATTATATGAGGACTTCCATGTAAATGccattattttccccaaataattgaattttttaCCGAGGTTAAGCAAATTTGGTATTAACCATAAACCTTTCAATATCACAGGCTACAAAAACAcattcatatgtgtatatataatttcaaataaacaaacgCTCCtacaataaatgtttttaattgaccagttttcttttacataaagaaacaattttcacaataaaaagttgataaaattacacaaaaaggtttgttttctcttttaacagAATTCAAGCTACAGCTCCTTACCCATCCTTTACCCCCACGCCTTGATCCAGAaaaataacaaactgaaaaaacatGAACCAATTTGTGCTATGCACTAAAAAAACTTGTTCAAAGACCAGTTCTTAATATGTGGCATCGTGAACTTCCCATATTGacatctcataattttttttttctaaatgtaggGCTCTAAGTGTCATGCTAGCAGAAGtcctaaaaatgtaaaaaattctcTACATGCAAATTTAGAACACAGCATAACTCAAAAATCTTTTAAGATGCattttgtgaaatttaaaattttaaatagttggGGATACAATAATACCTAGTGTCTGTATTTTGTAAGAAATCTGAAAAGACTGTTCAAAGcagttctttgttttattctaaCATGGAGATTCAACTGAGATACGTGATAGTACTCTGTGAAGTCCACAGATAATTAAAGATAATTAGTTGCTATATTATAAAAATCAATCATAAGTCTAAGTAAGGACAATGATCTCCTGAATACCTCATGTCTGAAGTGGAAGGTTAACATGAGAAAAGAGTACTTGCAAATATCCATCATTTATTACTGTCTTAAAATCCTGCACTGAAGTTACTGAACCCTGAACATTAATTCTGACAGGTGCGTCTTCTCACTGACTTTCTCGACACAGTAGGGGCCAACGGAAACATGCCAAGCAGTGTACTGTGACTAACAAAACTCTGCCATAATCAACCTTGCACCGTCTGTCCCACAACTGATACATGACCATTTTACAAAAAGGCCGCTGACTGTGCACCATACCACCAACGGTATGTCAAATCAATTTTAATTAATGCCAATAAATTTTCCATCTGCTCTCAGGCCTCCTTACATGGCCTCTCTCAGGGATCTAGCAgcattttcctcttctccatGCATACAACTTTTAATCTTTAACTTAAGTCAACAATTACAAGTGACCAGAGCTACTGAGATAGATGATGAAATAAGTGGAAGAAAATCAATCCATTCACATCTCTTTAAAGTGGTCACTGTGCTCCAAaggtgtatttttaaagaaattaatcctGTTCTCACGATGTTACGTTGCCAAGGGAAGACAAATCATAAACGTTGTTCCTGGGTTATCCTATTTTCACAGCTTAAAAATTTCCATGTGCCCTAATTTTATTAGTCTCTTTCAAGCAGTTCTGTGATATTTCCATTCTGTAAACGTTTATGCTTCATCTTTATAGAATGACTGCGAGGGAGACGACGTGACAGCATTGGAAAATGATTACCAAAGAACAGTACTGATTCAGGAGAAGAACACAATCTCAGCCACCGATCTCTCATCCACTACGGGATATTAACAACATGCTTCAGTGGAGAAGAAGACACTGCTGCTTTGCAAAGATGAGCTGGAATGCCAAGAGGTCTCTGTTCCGTACCCATCTTATTGGTGTACTTTCTCTCGTGTTTCTTTttgctatgtttttgtttttcaatcatCATGACTGGCTGCCAGGCAGAACTGGATTCAAAGAAAACCCTGTGACATACACTTTCCGTGGATTTCGTTCTACAAAAAGTGAGACAAACCACAGCTCTCTTCGGAACATTTGGAAAGAAACAGTCCCGCAGACTCTGAGGCCTCAAACAGCAACTAACTCCAATAACACAGATCTGTCACCACAAGGAGTTACAGGGCTGGAGAATACACTCAGTGCCAACGGAAGTATTTACAATGAAAAAGGCACTGGACATCCAAATTCTTACCATTTCAAATACCTTATCAATGAACCTGCAAAATGCCAGGAGAAAAGCCCTTTTTTAATACTACTAATAGCTGCAGAACCTGGACAGATAGAAGCTAGAAGAGCTATTCGGCAAACTTGGGGCAATGAAAGTCTAGCACCTGGTATCCAAATCACACGAATTTTTTTGTTGGGTGTAAGTATTAAGTTAAATGGCTACCTTCAACGTGCAATCCTGGAAGAAAGCAGACAATACCATGACATAATTCAACAGGAATATTTAGATACATACTATAATCTGACCATTAAAACACTAATGGGCATGAACTGGGTTGCCACATACTGTCCACATATTCCATATGTTATGAAAACTGACAGTGACATGTTTGTCAACACCGAATATTTAATACTTAAGTTACTCAAGCCAGACCTGCCTCCTAGACATAACTATTTTACTGGTTACCTAATGAGGGGATACGCACCCAACAGAAACAAAGACAGCAAGTGGTACATGCCACCAGACCTCTACCCAAGTGAGCGCTATCCTGTCTTCTGTTCTGGGACTGGTTATGTTTTTTCTGGAGATCTGGCAGAGAAGATATTTAAAGTTTCTTTAAGCATCCGTCGTTTGCACTTGGAAGATGTATATGTAGGGATCTGTCTTGCCAAGTTGAGAATTGATCCTGTCCCCCCTCCCAATGAGTTTGTGTTCAATCACTGGCGAGTTTCTTATTCAAGCTGTAAATACAGCCACCTAATTACCTCTCATCAGTTCCAGCCTAGTGAACTGATAAAATACTGGAACCATTTACAACAAAATAAGCACAACGCTTGTGCCAACGCAGCAAAAGAAAAGGCAGGCAGGTATCGCCACCGCAAACTCCACTAGaaaagacaactttttttttttcccaaacgtGCGATCTGTAAAATATTGCTAAAAGCAT
This sequence is a window from Globicephala melas chromosome 1, mGloMel1.2, whole genome shotgun sequence. Protein-coding genes within it:
- the B3GALT2 gene encoding beta-1,3-galactosyltransferase 2; translated protein: MLQWRRRHCCFAKMSWNAKRSLFRTHLIGVLSLVFLFAMFLFFNHHDWLPGRTGFKENPVTYTFRGFRSTKSETNHSSLRNIWKETVPQTLRPQTATNSNNTDLSPQGVTGLENTLSANGSIYNEKGTGHPNSYHFKYLINEPAKCQEKSPFLILLIAAEPGQIEARRAIRQTWGNESLAPGIQITRIFLLGVSIKLNGYLQRAILEESRQYHDIIQQEYLDTYYNLTIKTLMGMNWVATYCPHIPYVMKTDSDMFVNTEYLILKLLKPDLPPRHNYFTGYLMRGYAPNRNKDSKWYMPPDLYPSERYPVFCSGTGYVFSGDLAEKIFKVSLSIRRLHLEDVYVGICLAKLRIDPVPPPNEFVFNHWRVSYSSCKYSHLITSHQFQPSELIKYWNHLQQNKHNACANAAKEKAGRYRHRKLH